One Chryseobacterium sp. StRB126 genomic region harbors:
- a CDS encoding helix-turn-helix domain-containing protein: MKIITIEEEAWQQLNSRINAIADYLKRQEDKSYDDLWLNNHEICQYLHISEKTLWRMRTKGEIAYSKMYGQYFYTIGAIKDLLNANAIQSSDEYVQELMVKGKSYIEKGRKLKADKKQV; encoded by the coding sequence ATGAAAATAATAACTATTGAAGAAGAAGCATGGCAACAGCTCAACAGCCGTATCAACGCCATTGCAGACTATTTAAAAAGACAGGAAGACAAAAGTTATGATGACCTGTGGCTCAATAACCACGAGATATGCCAATACCTGCACATCAGCGAGAAAACCTTATGGCGAATGCGAACTAAAGGTGAGATAGCTTATTCAAAAATGTATGGTCAGTATTTCTACACCATTGGAGCAATTAAGGATTTGCTTAATGCCAATGCCATACAGAGTAGTGACGAGTATGTACAAGAGCTTATGGTAAAAGGTAAAAGTTATATCGAAAAAGGCAGAAAACTAAAGGCAGATAAAAAACAGGTATGA
- a CDS encoding SHOCT domain-containing protein produces the protein MEDEKMIHIIDGLLDRTAGLLFSTDRRIIFKGLSLDFIEVIPHEKITLIQYVDSQKIIELATEEQKYMFEKSDPYFADQFCKTVNTFLKGEEIIEVSKDSIFELLERLGKLKESGILTNEEFTEQKQKLLDKL, from the coding sequence ATGGAAGATGAAAAAATGATTCATATTATAGATGGGCTGCTTGATAGAACGGCTGGTCTTCTTTTTTCAACAGATCGCCGTATTATTTTTAAAGGTCTTAGTTTAGACTTTATAGAAGTGATTCCGCATGAAAAAATTACGCTGATACAATATGTGGATTCTCAGAAAATTATTGAATTGGCTACCGAAGAACAGAAATATATGTTTGAAAAGAGTGATCCTTATTTTGCAGATCAGTTTTGTAAAACAGTTAACACCTTTCTTAAAGGAGAGGAAATTATAGAGGTTTCTAAAGATTCTATTTTTGAACTTTTAGAGAGGCTTGGAAAACTGAAGGAGAGTGGAATTCTTACAAATGAAGAATTTACGGAACAAAAGCAGAAACTTCTGGATAAATTATAA
- a CDS encoding HRDC domain-containing protein: MMKVKVFKIRLPEEFLYKDQKMLDDFLEGNEIIKVETAFVNDECYWSVILYFEELKLVKNTVKEPKVVKYSADSDFLNPDEEKILDALKLWRSEKAIEQNLPTYFIASNKELMSVAKYKPARKEELLEIKGFGKHKIENYGEEILEILESV, translated from the coding sequence ATGATGAAAGTAAAAGTTTTTAAGATCAGGCTTCCTGAAGAATTTCTCTACAAAGATCAGAAAATGCTTGATGATTTTCTGGAAGGAAATGAGATTATAAAAGTGGAGACTGCTTTTGTAAATGACGAATGTTATTGGTCTGTGATCCTGTATTTTGAGGAACTTAAATTAGTCAAAAATACAGTGAAAGAACCAAAGGTTGTTAAATACTCTGCGGATAGTGACTTCCTGAATCCCGATGAAGAAAAGATTCTAGATGCCCTGAAACTTTGGAGATCGGAGAAAGCGATAGAACAAAATCTGCCTACTTACTTCATAGCAAGCAACAAAGAGCTGATGTCTGTAGCCAAGTATAAACCTGCCAGAAAAGAAGAACTGCTGGAGATCAAAGGATTCGGAAAACATAAGATTGAAAATTATGGTGAAGAAATACTGGAAATCCTTGAAAGTGTCTGA
- a CDS encoding helix-turn-helix domain-containing protein — translation MNIDRMEFLAWMDRLMGRLDMLGDNIDELQKKRNSIDGEELLDNQDLLQMLKISNRSLQRYRSIGKLPYYTISGKLYYKLSDVHQFIRESFNPPTTKLNASK, via the coding sequence ATGAATATTGACAGAATGGAATTTTTGGCTTGGATGGATCGGCTGATGGGTCGCCTCGATATGTTGGGTGACAATATAGACGAGTTGCAAAAGAAACGCAATAGTATAGACGGTGAAGAGCTGCTCGATAATCAAGATTTACTTCAAATGCTGAAAATTAGCAATCGTTCCCTGCAACGGTATCGCTCCATTGGGAAACTTCCTTATTACACAATAAGCGGAAAACTGTATTATAAGTTGTCCGATGTACATCAGTTTATCCGGGAAAGTTTTAATCCTCCTACAACTAAACTGAACGCCAGTAAGTGA
- a CDS encoding iron-containing alcohol dehydrogenase — translation MSKLFIAGEVFHGAGSLSELANIKGKKAVIVTGGSSMRKSGTLDKAVAYLTEAGIETQIFEGVEEDPSSATCLKGAEMMKTFEPDWVIGLGGCSAIDAAKIMWVFYEYPDADFDAMIKPFTVPVLRYKAKFIAIPSTSGTGTETTGLAVITDREKGVKYPIVSYELTPDIAIVDGEICASMPAHVTSNTGLDALTHCVEAFVSNIDNNIADALSKGGLEIVFNNLKEAVENPNNITARQNMHDASFMAGLAFNNAWLGIVHSLSHQVGALYGIPHGASNAIFLPNVIRYNAQATERYPDLARVIGKETAEDLAQAIETLRSEVNNQSAIKEFGISREDWDQNIDYITANALADPCTGFNPRVPSLDELKAIYNACYEGLVYSEELVLG, via the coding sequence ATGAGCAAATTATTTATTGCAGGAGAGGTATTCCATGGTGCCGGAAGTCTTTCAGAATTAGCCAATATTAAAGGTAAAAAAGCTGTAATTGTAACGGGAGGAAGTTCTATGAGAAAGAGTGGAACTCTTGATAAAGCAGTTGCTTACCTTACAGAAGCTGGAATCGAAACTCAAATTTTCGAAGGTGTAGAAGAAGATCCATCATCAGCAACATGTTTAAAAGGGGCTGAAATGATGAAAACATTTGAGCCGGATTGGGTTATCGGATTAGGTGGCTGTTCTGCCATTGATGCAGCCAAAATCATGTGGGTATTTTATGAATATCCTGATGCCGATTTTGATGCTATGATTAAACCTTTCACAGTTCCGGTTTTAAGATATAAAGCGAAGTTTATAGCCATTCCTTCTACAAGTGGTACAGGAACTGAAACAACAGGTCTTGCTGTAATTACAGACAGAGAAAAAGGAGTAAAATACCCAATCGTTTCTTATGAATTAACACCTGATATTGCGATTGTAGATGGAGAAATATGTGCTTCAATGCCTGCGCACGTGACATCCAATACGGGTCTTGATGCATTAACACACTGTGTTGAGGCTTTCGTTTCCAATATTGATAATAATATTGCAGATGCGCTTTCAAAAGGTGGTCTTGAGATTGTTTTCAATAACTTGAAAGAAGCGGTAGAAAACCCAAACAATATTACTGCGCGTCAGAACATGCACGATGCTTCTTTTATGGCAGGTTTAGCATTCAATAATGCTTGGCTAGGAATTGTCCACTCGCTATCTCATCAGGTTGGAGCATTGTATGGGATTCCTCATGGTGCTTCCAATGCTATTTTCCTTCCGAACGTTATCCGTTATAATGCTCAGGCTACAGAACGTTACCCTGATTTAGCCAGAGTAATTGGTAAAGAAACAGCTGAAGATCTTGCTCAGGCTATTGAAACGTTACGTTCAGAAGTTAATAATCAATCAGCAATCAAAGAATTCGGAATTTCAAGAGAGGATTGGGATCAAAACATTGATTATATTACAGCCAACGCACTGGCAGATCCTTGTACCGGCTTTAATCCTAGAGTTCCTTCTTTAGATGAACTAAAGGCTATTTATAATGCTTGTTATGAAGGTCTTGTTTATAGTGAGGAATTGGTTTTAGGATAA
- a CDS encoding PH domain-containing protein, with the protein MENCIGCLVSLKNVSGFFSATEELADNTYLCNGCGAKTRDILKIIDVFHTGSFQNYSSFQVQELLAKGIRFEKFSNQLVEKYNVLLSQNSAIKKLFNVLWDNENIVHASNAVYSNNFGVLVVTDRRLMFMGADLEIKLPEIIDYNEIISVDLVAEMSHIKVTTSENIFNFSDVLNEAEKCFAEIEKQIELVKDKKLTEARSFHNNNEPSLFDILERLGSFRQNGVITGTEFTEQKKKILEQL; encoded by the coding sequence ATGGAAAATTGTATAGGTTGTTTAGTCTCACTAAAAAATGTATCCGGCTTTTTTTCTGCAACAGAAGAGTTGGCAGATAACACTTATCTATGCAATGGCTGCGGCGCAAAAACAAGGGATATTCTTAAAATTATAGATGTTTTTCATACCGGATCATTTCAAAACTATAGTTCTTTTCAAGTTCAGGAACTGTTGGCCAAAGGAATAAGGTTTGAAAAGTTTAGCAACCAACTTGTAGAAAAGTATAATGTTCTTTTATCTCAAAATTCAGCAATTAAGAAATTGTTTAATGTCCTTTGGGATAATGAAAATATTGTACATGCTTCAAATGCAGTCTATAGTAATAATTTTGGTGTTTTAGTTGTAACAGATCGAAGACTTATGTTTATGGGAGCAGATTTAGAGATCAAACTTCCTGAAATAATTGATTATAATGAAATAATTTCGGTAGATCTAGTAGCTGAAATGAGTCATATAAAAGTCACTACTTCCGAAAATATTTTTAATTTTTCAGATGTTCTCAATGAAGCTGAAAAGTGTTTCGCTGAAATAGAAAAACAAATAGAACTTGTAAAAGATAAAAAACTTACCGAAGCCCGGTCTTTCCACAATAATAATGAGCCATCGCTTTTTGATATTTTGGAAAGACTTGGTAGCTTCAGACAGAATGGGGTGATTACTGGCACCGAATTTACTGAACAAAAGAAAAAAATACTGGAACAACTTTAA
- a CDS encoding TIGR01777 family oxidoreductase — MKEVVLITGANGLIAKELAKKIGSEFEVRFLTRKKRQANEYEWDLKKGTIDESALENVSHIIHLAGANISEKRWTAERKKELIASRVDSATLLRNTLRKKEVKLKSFISASGINFYGTLTTEKIYSENDPPGHDFLSEVVVLWERAADHFKEQNLADRIVKIRTAVVLSEKEGALKKMLPPIQYGFGSALGSGKQYMPWIHIEDICSIYEFALKNTNFHGAYNAVSPQHATNSDLTKKIAEVLKKPLFMPNVPAFILKIVFGELANAILEGSRASSQKIQNAGFQFKFPDLHQSLNNLLQKDS, encoded by the coding sequence ATGAAAGAAGTTGTTTTGATTACCGGCGCAAATGGCCTGATTGCAAAGGAACTTGCAAAAAAAATAGGGAGTGAATTCGAGGTAAGATTTCTTACCCGGAAAAAGAGACAAGCAAATGAATATGAATGGGATCTTAAAAAAGGAACCATTGATGAATCGGCTTTGGAAAATGTTTCTCACATCATTCACCTGGCGGGCGCTAATATTTCAGAAAAGCGCTGGACAGCAGAAAGAAAAAAAGAGCTGATTGCCAGCAGAGTAGATTCGGCCACATTATTACGAAATACTTTAAGAAAAAAAGAGGTTAAGCTAAAATCTTTTATCTCTGCATCCGGTATTAATTTTTATGGAACCCTGACTACAGAAAAAATATATTCCGAAAACGATCCACCAGGACATGACTTTCTCAGTGAAGTTGTGGTCTTATGGGAAAGAGCTGCTGATCATTTTAAAGAACAAAACCTTGCAGACAGAATCGTCAAAATACGTACTGCCGTTGTTCTTTCTGAAAAAGAAGGAGCATTAAAGAAAATGCTTCCCCCGATACAATATGGCTTTGGTTCTGCTTTGGGTAGCGGTAAACAATATATGCCGTGGATTCATATTGAAGATATTTGTTCTATTTATGAGTTCGCTTTAAAAAACACCAATTTTCATGGTGCTTATAATGCTGTTTCCCCTCAGCATGCTACCAATTCAGATTTAACTAAAAAGATTGCTGAGGTCCTGAAAAAACCACTTTTTATGCCCAATGTTCCTGCTTTTATTTTAAAAATAGTATTTGGTGAACTCGCAAACGCTATATTGGAAGGATCCAGAGCTTCTTCACAGAAAATTCAGAATGCCGGTTTTCAATTTAAATTTCCGGATTTGCATCAGTCCTTGAATAATTTGCTGCAAAAAGATAGTTAA
- a CDS encoding PH domain-containing protein — translation MSSCAICESIVSLNSGILLNNVEICSDCKSKLDKVYRRFSLNSSQFSVHQAKRLLKKERDVRQFKTDVLKINPSLSDYSGSALWDIFETVQEDKLIHIVFGKHRQRGYGTFVSTDKRLIFIDAGTDDIIFKEVVALEDMSSIDFSPLTNIITVTISSKVIEITLDHPQYGLPFCEAVRQLINNSRKINTTEVTAILDLVERLGKLTQSNILTEEEFLQEKAKLFSKI, via the coding sequence ATGAGTAGTTGCGCCATTTGCGAAAGTATAGTTTCCCTGAACTCCGGAATACTTTTAAATAATGTTGAAATTTGCAGTGATTGTAAATCTAAACTGGATAAGGTATACCGTAGATTCTCTTTAAACAGCAGTCAGTTCAGTGTACATCAAGCCAAAAGATTATTAAAGAAAGAGAGGGATGTTCGTCAGTTTAAAACTGATGTACTCAAAATCAATCCTAGTCTTTCTGATTATTCAGGGTCTGCTTTATGGGATATTTTTGAAACCGTTCAGGAAGATAAACTTATTCATATTGTTTTTGGAAAACACCGTCAACGAGGGTATGGAACTTTTGTTTCTACAGATAAAAGATTGATTTTCATTGATGCCGGAACTGATGACATCATATTTAAAGAAGTTGTTGCTCTTGAAGATATGAGTTCAATTGATTTTTCGCCTTTAACTAATATAATAACAGTCACTATTTCCTCAAAAGTAATTGAAATTACATTGGATCATCCTCAATATGGATTACCCTTTTGTGAAGCTGTACGTCAGCTTATCAATAATTCTAGAAAAATAAATACTACTGAAGTCACCGCAATTCTGGACCTAGTAGAAAGACTTGGAAAATTGACGCAGAGCAATATTCTGACAGAGGAGGAATTTTTACAAGAAAAAGCTAAACTATTTAGTAAAATATAA
- a CDS encoding methyltransferase yields the protein MKKQSIKPEFTLKMFEVLGGVWIAGCVKTAAELNIADHLAEGEQTIYSLAGKTKSDEKSLYRIMRALSSVGIFEELEDKKFALNDFGAALQTDVPGTAKNFVLTILGEHFPTYMELTYNAKTGKIPFEHVHGVGVWEYYKRNPEAGINFGKGMTGMSGMELEGIMNTYDFSSYQTIVDIGGGNGVMIYAILNAYPHSSGIIFDEANVIQVTASLIPENLKDRCSVSIGSFFDKAPEGADLYTMKWIMHDWSDKECIQILKVCYDAMPKGGKLLIIDAVIPDDSRNKPHVAKVLDIVMLSCLTGRERTLSEFKTLIEEAGLHFTRFIDIGTEAKSIIECEKI from the coding sequence ATGAAAAAACAAAGCATTAAACCAGAGTTTACTTTAAAGATGTTTGAAGTGTTAGGAGGCGTTTGGATTGCCGGTTGCGTAAAAACAGCAGCTGAATTAAATATTGCAGATCACCTGGCAGAAGGAGAGCAGACAATTTATTCCTTGGCAGGAAAGACAAAATCTGACGAAAAAAGTCTCTACAGAATTATGAGAGCATTAAGTAGTGTAGGAATTTTTGAAGAACTGGAAGACAAAAAATTTGCATTGAATGACTTTGGAGCCGCTTTACAAACCGATGTACCGGGTACAGCTAAGAATTTTGTTCTAACAATTCTTGGCGAGCATTTTCCTACTTACATGGAATTAACATATAATGCAAAGACCGGGAAAATTCCTTTTGAACACGTTCATGGAGTAGGTGTTTGGGAATACTATAAAAGAAATCCCGAGGCTGGAATCAATTTTGGGAAGGGAATGACCGGGATGTCCGGAATGGAATTGGAAGGAATTATGAATACTTATGATTTTAGCTCTTATCAAACAATTGTGGATATAGGAGGTGGAAATGGAGTCATGATATATGCTATTCTCAATGCATATCCTCACAGTTCAGGAATTATTTTTGATGAAGCTAATGTTATACAGGTAACAGCTTCTCTGATCCCGGAAAATTTAAAAGACAGATGTTCCGTGAGTATAGGCAGCTTTTTTGATAAAGCTCCAGAGGGTGCAGACCTGTATACTATGAAATGGATTATGCATGATTGGAGTGATAAAGAGTGTATACAGATACTGAAAGTCTGTTATGATGCAATGCCTAAAGGAGGAAAATTACTCATTATAGATGCTGTAATTCCGGATGATTCCAGAAATAAACCTCATGTTGCTAAAGTTTTAGATATTGTAATGCTGTCATGCCTCACAGGAAGGGAAAGAACGCTAAGTGAATTTAAAACACTCATAGAGGAAGCAGGCTTGCATTTTACCCGTTTTATTGATATTGGTACAGAAGCTAAAAGTATTATTGAATGTGAAAAAATATAA
- a CDS encoding AraC family transcriptional regulator translates to MKKLEIKKNIQKEEDKNLSFRVFDLSNDYLKDYGKPHKKDHFFIIVIEDGTLHLHIEDKIHFLKPGKISVVFPEQVHFISDISDDLKGKIILFEEILFCSDILKNELSTYNVNLSTQLHCTVLSPEDFQQSLYLISIIQGIYEQPSLIKKEQARFQIKIFLLGLIESVHGLHPILHKETADKPIYVRFKKLLNEHYKQYRTVQYYADELAITTKKLNSITKKHCGETAIQAIHTRILMEIKRQLMFSDLSHKEIAFDLGFNSPSALNKFVKSKLKETPTALQQELAQMYNT, encoded by the coding sequence ATGAAGAAGCTGGAGATTAAAAAGAATATTCAGAAAGAAGAAGATAAAAATCTTTCATTTCGGGTTTTTGATTTATCCAATGATTATTTGAAAGATTATGGGAAGCCTCACAAAAAGGATCATTTTTTTATTATTGTTATTGAAGACGGGACATTACATCTTCATATTGAGGATAAAATTCATTTCTTGAAGCCCGGAAAAATATCAGTAGTATTTCCTGAACAGGTTCATTTTATTTCTGATATAAGCGATGATCTGAAAGGAAAAATCATTTTGTTTGAAGAAATACTTTTCTGTTCGGATATTTTGAAGAATGAACTTAGTACTTATAATGTCAATCTTTCCACACAGCTTCATTGTACCGTTTTATCTCCTGAAGACTTTCAACAGAGCTTATACTTGATTTCCATCATTCAAGGAATTTATGAGCAGCCAAGTCTTATCAAAAAAGAACAGGCAAGATTTCAGATCAAAATTTTTCTGTTAGGTTTAATTGAATCTGTTCACGGACTGCATCCCATCTTGCATAAAGAAACAGCAGACAAACCCATTTATGTTCGTTTTAAAAAATTACTGAATGAGCATTATAAACAATACAGAACGGTTCAATATTATGCTGATGAACTGGCTATTACGACGAAGAAATTAAATTCAATCACAAAAAAACATTGTGGAGAAACAGCTATTCAGGCCATTCACACCCGGATTTTAATGGAGATTAAACGACAATTGATGTTTTCAGATCTTTCTCATAAGGAAATTGCTTTTGACCTTGGTTTCAACTCTCCTTCTGCACTTAACAAATTCGTAAAATCAAAACTGAAGGAAACTCCTACTGCTCTTCAACAGGAATTGGCGCAAATGTATAACACATAA
- a CDS encoding HPP family protein — protein sequence MKKTIKRTFRVSKYVIYKETLVDYKEHFWSFLGAFFGIGLIAFIQSHSLAETENIFLIGSFGASSVLIYGAIQSPLAQPRNLVGGHVLSALVGVTVFKIVPDIIWLSAPLAVAFSIVLMQYTKTLHPPGGATALIAVSSTGKIPELGYWYVISPVLSGCIILLLVALFFNNITPNRSYPSHSRFIRLLRKKHAHGHKVKK from the coding sequence ATGAAGAAGACCATAAAAAGAACGTTCAGAGTCTCAAAATATGTAATCTATAAAGAAACCTTGGTTGATTACAAGGAGCATTTCTGGTCGTTCTTAGGTGCTTTTTTCGGAATTGGTTTAATTGCTTTTATCCAGTCTCATTCTTTAGCGGAGACTGAGAATATATTCCTGATCGGTTCTTTTGGCGCCTCCAGTGTTTTGATTTATGGGGCTATCCAAAGTCCACTGGCTCAGCCAAGAAATCTGGTAGGCGGGCACGTTCTTTCTGCATTGGTTGGCGTTACAGTCTTTAAGATTGTTCCGGATATCATATGGCTTTCGGCTCCTTTGGCTGTGGCTTTTTCCATAGTTCTGATGCAGTATACCAAAACTCTGCATCCACCGGGTGGAGCAACAGCTCTTATTGCGGTAAGCTCTACCGGGAAAATTCCGGAATTAGGATATTGGTATGTTATCTCTCCGGTTCTTTCGGGGTGTATTATCCTGTTGCTTGTGGCTTTGTTTTTCAACAATATAACGCCCAATAGAAGTTATCCTTCACACAGCAGGTTTATAAGATTGTTAAGAAAAAAACATGCTCATGGACACAAAGTGAAAAAATAA
- the hisS gene encoding histidine--tRNA ligase: MKPSLAKGTRDFTAQEVSRRKYIINILQNNFELFGFQPLETPSFENLSTLTGKYGEEGDRLIFKILNSSINEAKDDKKHQMLHDFQRALEKPFSSEVLTDKALRYDLTVPFARFVAMNHGKLTFPFKRFQIQPVWRADRPQKGRYREFYQCDADVVGSESLLQEVDLVQLYLKSFADLKVPVTIHMNNRKILSGLAEYAGITDKLIDFTVALDKLDKIGKEGVVKELLEREISQESIDKLDFLFSQSDDALENLLQLKEKFAGNEIGLQGVEELEFVLTQSMNLGVDMQNLVFNITLARGLDYYTGAIFEVKADEVAMGSIGGGGRYDNLTEVFGVKNIPGIGISFGLDRIYLVMEELNLFPEEASSKIEYLFANFGGEETIEALKLIMKLRSKGISAELYPENAKINKQFTYAEKKGIKHLVFLGEEEIKNGTVTFKDLEAGEQKTVSLDEFLG; this comes from the coding sequence ATGAAGCCAAGTTTAGCAAAAGGAACGAGAGATTTTACAGCACAGGAAGTTTCCAGAAGAAAATATATCATTAATATTCTACAGAATAACTTTGAGTTATTTGGATTTCAGCCATTGGAAACACCAAGCTTTGAAAATCTTTCTACTTTAACAGGAAAGTACGGAGAAGAAGGAGATCGCTTGATTTTTAAAATCCTTAATTCAAGCATTAATGAGGCAAAGGATGATAAAAAACATCAAATGCTTCATGATTTTCAAAGAGCATTGGAGAAACCTTTCAGTTCAGAAGTTTTAACTGATAAAGCGCTTCGTTATGACCTTACCGTACCTTTTGCAAGATTTGTAGCGATGAATCATGGGAAATTAACATTTCCATTCAAACGTTTCCAGATTCAGCCGGTATGGAGAGCAGACAGACCTCAGAAAGGAAGATACAGAGAATTTTATCAGTGTGATGCAGACGTCGTAGGAAGCGAAAGCTTATTGCAGGAAGTGGATCTGGTTCAATTATATCTAAAATCATTTGCTGATTTGAAAGTACCTGTTACCATTCATATGAACAACAGAAAGATCCTTTCCGGATTAGCTGAATATGCAGGAATTACAGATAAACTGATTGATTTTACAGTAGCTTTAGATAAGTTGGATAAAATTGGAAAAGAAGGAGTTGTTAAAGAATTATTAGAAAGAGAAATCTCTCAGGAATCTATTGATAAACTAGACTTCTTATTCAGCCAGTCTGACGATGCTCTGGAAAACCTTCTTCAACTAAAAGAAAAATTTGCAGGTAATGAGATCGGGCTACAAGGAGTAGAAGAGTTGGAATTCGTTCTTACACAATCTATGAACCTTGGTGTTGATATGCAGAATCTAGTATTCAACATTACTTTGGCAAGAGGTCTTGATTATTATACCGGAGCCATTTTCGAAGTGAAAGCAGATGAGGTGGCTATGGGCTCTATTGGAGGCGGTGGTAGATATGACAACCTTACAGAAGTGTTTGGGGTGAAAAATATCCCGGGAATTGGTATTTCATTCGGACTAGACAGAATTTATCTGGTCATGGAAGAATTGAATCTTTTCCCTGAAGAAGCTTCTTCTAAAATAGAATATCTGTTTGCTAATTTCGGAGGTGAAGAAACTATAGAAGCTCTGAAATTAATCATGAAACTGAGATCAAAAGGTATTTCAGCAGAATTGTATCCTGAAAATGCAAAAATCAACAAACAATTTACTTACGCAGAGAAAAAAGGAATTAAGCACCTTGTTTTCTTAGGCGAAGAGGAAATCAAAAATGGTACGGTTACCTTCAAAGATCTTGAAGCCGGAGAACAGAAAACTGTTTCTTTGGATGAGTTCTTAGGATAA
- a CDS encoding RteC domain-containing protein, whose product MEIVLNKILTQIQHQEDKLSSQMMQIPEEAYQMTLFLKEMLYEIKSQILRAGFTNEQQEIDFFKNIKPNILGKLIYYNKVFRIETTCPVSNGKIHQSYYENLLKSLKSEYKESICNEDFYRYYRAGRTDRDHSYFRLGQINYHDGLKSAVFEIDLSFSTYFDNKIAHIVANELLYTYVLTKINPEENPDTILQNLDANKDISWTNSQNALIELIYALYASNSIAYGKVGIRKLALIFQVLFRTPLNDIHHSFHRMKTRSGSRTAFLDQLKTSLEEYMDKDL is encoded by the coding sequence ATGGAAATCGTGTTGAATAAAATATTAACGCAAATTCAGCATCAGGAAGATAAACTTTCTTCTCAAATGATGCAAATACCTGAAGAAGCTTATCAAATGACCTTGTTTCTAAAGGAAATGCTATATGAAATAAAATCCCAAATCTTACGGGCTGGATTTACTAATGAGCAGCAGGAGATTGATTTTTTCAAGAACATTAAACCAAACATCTTAGGGAAGCTTATTTACTATAACAAAGTCTTCCGCATCGAAACAACCTGCCCCGTGAGCAATGGTAAAATACATCAAAGCTATTATGAAAATCTATTAAAAAGTCTCAAATCAGAATATAAAGAGAGTATTTGCAATGAAGATTTTTACAGGTATTATCGTGCTGGCAGAACAGACCGAGACCACAGTTATTTCAGGCTCGGGCAAATCAACTATCATGATGGTTTAAAGAGCGCCGTATTTGAAATTGATCTTAGCTTTTCAACATATTTTGATAACAAGATAGCCCACATTGTGGCGAATGAGTTACTTTATACCTATGTGCTTACTAAAATCAATCCCGAAGAAAATCCTGATACGATTTTGCAGAATTTAGATGCTAACAAGGATATTTCGTGGACAAACTCTCAAAATGCGCTTATCGAACTGATATACGCCCTATATGCCTCAAACTCCATTGCATACGGAAAAGTAGGCATTCGGAAATTAGCTTTGATTTTTCAGGTGTTATTCCGAACTCCTTTAAACGATATACATCACTCTTTCCACCGAATGAAAACCCGAAGTGGCTCCCGAACGGCATTTTTAGACCAACTTAAAACTTCATTGGAAGAATACATGGATAAAGATCTTTAA
- a CDS encoding single-stranded DNA-binding protein, translated as MSLRNKVTLIGYTGKEVEMVNFENGNVKASVSLATSDHYTNAKGEKVEETQWHNLIAFGKVAEIMEKYVPKGKEIAIEGKLTYRSYDDKDGVKRYITEIRVDEILLLGGK; from the coding sequence ATGTCACTAAGAAACAAAGTAACATTAATTGGTTACACAGGTAAAGAAGTTGAAATGGTAAACTTCGAAAACGGAAATGTAAAAGCAAGTGTATCTTTAGCTACAAGCGATCATTACACCAATGCTAAAGGTGAGAAAGTGGAAGAAACGCAATGGCATAATCTGATTGCTTTCGGGAAAGTTGCAGAAATTATGGAAAAGTATGTTCCTAAAGGAAAAGAAATTGCCATTGAAGGTAAGCTTACGTACAGATCTTATGATGATAAGGATGGTGTAAAGCGTTACATTACGGAAATTAGAGTAGACGAGATCCTATTGTTGGGAGGTAAATAA